From the genome of Nocardia sp. NBC_01503, one region includes:
- a CDS encoding class II glutamine amidotransferase, which produces MCRLFGLSAAPQRVKATFWLLNAPDSLQRQSHREPDGVGLGTFSAAGEPLVEKQPIAAYEDADFAREARECESTTFVAHVRYASTGGLLPQNTHPFEQHNRLFAHNGVLHGLRELETELGEYRDLVRGDTDSERFFALITQRTDRHGGDVGAGIADAVRWIADNLPVYALNLILTTATELWALRYPGTHELFVLERAPGGPDGGRLEHRGRGGIRAASGQLTDCPAVVIATERMDSDPAWRALACGELLHVDDELRVKSRIVVKDAPHQLLSLADLDPTAAASQTAH; this is translated from the coding sequence GTGTGCCGCCTATTCGGTTTGTCAGCTGCGCCGCAGCGGGTGAAGGCCACATTCTGGCTGTTGAACGCCCCCGACAGTCTGCAGCGGCAGAGTCATCGGGAGCCCGACGGGGTCGGGCTCGGGACTTTCAGCGCGGCGGGGGAGCCGCTGGTGGAGAAGCAGCCGATCGCGGCCTACGAGGATGCCGATTTCGCCCGCGAGGCGCGGGAATGCGAATCGACGACCTTTGTCGCGCATGTGCGATACGCCTCCACCGGCGGGCTGCTGCCGCAGAACACGCACCCCTTCGAACAGCACAATCGGCTCTTCGCGCACAACGGCGTCCTGCACGGGTTGCGCGAATTGGAGACCGAGCTGGGCGAATACCGCGATCTGGTCCGCGGCGATACCGATTCCGAGCGGTTCTTCGCCCTCATCACCCAGCGCACGGATCGGCACGGGGGAGATGTGGGCGCGGGTATCGCCGACGCCGTTCGATGGATCGCGGACAATCTGCCCGTCTACGCGTTGAACCTGATCCTGACCACCGCGACCGAACTGTGGGCGCTGCGCTATCCGGGGACCCACGAACTCTTCGTGCTCGAGCGTGCGCCGGGCGGCCCGGATGGTGGACGCCTGGAACATCGTGGCCGCGGTGGGATCCGCGCCGCCAGCGGGCAACTCACCGATTGTCCGGCGGTCGTGATCGCCACCGAGCGCATGGACTCGGATCCGGCCTGGCGGGCACTGGCCTGCGGTGAGCTCCTGCACGTCGACGACGAACTGCGGGTGAAGTCCAGAATCGTCGTGAAAGACGCACCCCACCAATTGCTTTCGCTCGCCGATCTGGATCCGACCGCGGCAGCCTCACAGACGGCGCATTAG
- a CDS encoding FAD-dependent monooxygenase, whose amino-acid sequence MVTIIGGGIAGSALAGALARGGTEVALFEEREAGPGGGAFLFIDDRGHHALASLGVDQAAVEAGSYAVTGGLGYANNLGRGGRVNSRGHRFWMRRNLMGILNDFVAESGAKTTYGEPITGVTVDDGGCTLHQGDSTARVEDLLVGADGIDSVVREGLEPERRPVYAGDVVLYGMTGGPVTLPSDPATLHFFAEIDSDGTSLSTLGHIWRPGDDAALWFVRIPRPPLEADSEDLGLRPIDEWAAAIRAATPSNRPLIDTFLETTEAVHVSNARNVPLEGAAEPGDSVLLVGDADHAITPAAGVGARDALEDVHAVYEALISGVSPGDAMARRRRKINADRELVRSRNAR is encoded by the coding sequence ATGGTGACGATCATCGGGGGCGGGATCGCCGGATCGGCGCTGGCGGGCGCATTGGCACGCGGCGGGACCGAGGTGGCGTTGTTCGAGGAGCGGGAGGCCGGGCCGGGTGGTGGTGCGTTCCTGTTCATCGATGATCGCGGACATCATGCGCTGGCGAGCCTCGGCGTGGATCAGGCGGCGGTGGAGGCCGGATCGTATGCGGTCACCGGCGGGCTGGGATACGCGAACAACCTCGGGCGCGGCGGACGGGTCAATAGTCGCGGGCATCGGTTCTGGATGCGGCGCAACCTGATGGGAATCCTGAACGACTTCGTCGCCGAGTCGGGGGCCAAGACCACCTACGGTGAACCGATTACCGGCGTGACCGTCGATGACGGCGGATGCACCCTGCACCAGGGTGATTCGACCGCGCGAGTGGAGGATCTGCTGGTGGGCGCGGACGGGATCGACTCGGTGGTACGGGAGGGCCTGGAACCCGAGCGGCGGCCGGTGTATGCGGGCGATGTGGTGCTCTACGGGATGACCGGCGGGCCGGTCACGCTGCCGAGCGATCCGGCGACACTGCACTTCTTCGCCGAAATCGATTCCGATGGAACATCTCTGAGCACCCTCGGGCATATCTGGCGGCCAGGCGATGACGCGGCGCTGTGGTTCGTGCGCATCCCGCGTCCGCCCCTGGAGGCGGACAGCGAGGATCTCGGATTGCGGCCCATCGACGAATGGGCAGCGGCGATTCGCGCCGCGACGCCATCGAATCGGCCGCTCATCGATACGTTCCTCGAGACCACCGAGGCCGTTCACGTGAGCAATGCGCGCAATGTTCCCCTCGAAGGCGCCGCGGAACCCGGTGATTCGGTGCTGCTGGTCGGGGACGCCGACCATGCCATCACCCCGGCCGCCGGAGTCGGCGCGCGCGATGCGCTCGAAGATGTGCACGCGGTCTACGAGGCGCTGATCTCGGGCGTTTCCCCCGGCGACGCCATGGCACGCCGTCGCCGGAAGATCAATGCGGACCGCGAACTCGTCCGCAGCCGGAACGCTCGCTGA
- a CDS encoding ArnT family glycosyltransferase translates to MTATTAEAAPPVSSPPADAATTELTPARSWERLGLGVLLLGTAVAYLWNITVNGMGNGFYAAAVWSGSSNWQALLFGSLDPGNFITVDKPPVSQWVMALSGQLFGFSSASMLAPQALMAVGAVALMYGAVTRMTASRGAGLLAGLTLAVTPVVALMFRFNNPDAVMVLLMTAAAYCTIRALPKASMRWLMLAGVALGFAFLAKMLEGLMVLPALGLAYLVVAPTTLRSRFTHLFAAAGALIISSGWYVLLTMLWPQDSRPYLAGSKDNTFMDLVLGYNGFARYLGHNHMGGRSPFELPEGYEIPHGIEQRFGGGFGSGRDRMFTGEIGFEISWLLPAALLAFVLVLIARGRLPRTDLVRGAALVFGLWLVIDGIAFSGMKGGMHAYYTLAVAPAIAGVLALGVHELWRRRADRFGRIGGAALILGMGGWAFVLLQRNSGWQPWLRWTILAVTIAAALGLILAALPPAERVRGGDRIAALLLVAGTLAGLAGSVAYTAATLPQSHTGGGPTVGPPAPPKDLGALGAFRRQMSMMMGTGEVDPQLLAMLKATDTEWSAAIDRSGPAAGLELASRTAVMAIGGFTSEDPVPTLPRFQQYVHDHRITYYIVPEVKLPDSWRTDKKPAGANAPAPQPNSEPGSWRPAGHKEILDWVMAHYTEQHVGNLAVFDLTAPAH, encoded by the coding sequence GTGACCGCCACTACCGCCGAGGCCGCGCCACCCGTATCGTCTCCGCCCGCCGACGCCGCGACCACCGAACTAACGCCCGCCCGCAGCTGGGAACGACTCGGATTAGGGGTACTCCTGCTGGGGACGGCCGTCGCCTACCTGTGGAATATCACCGTCAATGGCATGGGCAATGGTTTCTACGCCGCCGCGGTCTGGTCGGGCTCGTCCAATTGGCAGGCGCTGCTGTTCGGCTCACTGGATCCGGGCAACTTCATCACCGTCGACAAGCCACCGGTCTCGCAGTGGGTGATGGCGCTGTCGGGGCAGCTCTTCGGTTTCAGCAGTGCGAGCATGCTTGCACCGCAGGCACTTATGGCGGTCGGGGCGGTCGCGCTCATGTACGGCGCGGTCACCCGGATGACCGCGAGTCGCGGCGCCGGATTGCTGGCGGGCCTGACGCTGGCCGTCACACCCGTGGTGGCCCTGATGTTCCGGTTCAACAATCCCGATGCGGTCATGGTGCTGCTCATGACCGCGGCCGCCTATTGCACGATCCGCGCGCTGCCGAAGGCGAGTATGCGGTGGCTGATGCTGGCCGGAGTCGCGCTCGGCTTCGCCTTCCTGGCCAAGATGCTCGAGGGTTTGATGGTGCTGCCCGCGCTCGGGCTGGCGTACCTGGTGGTCGCGCCGACCACCCTGCGGAGTCGGTTCACGCATCTGTTCGCCGCGGCGGGCGCGCTCATCATCTCCTCGGGTTGGTATGTGCTGCTGACCATGCTGTGGCCGCAGGACTCGCGGCCGTATCTCGCCGGTTCCAAGGACAACACCTTCATGGATCTGGTGCTGGGCTACAACGGATTCGCCCGGTACCTCGGCCACAACCATATGGGCGGCCGCAGTCCGTTCGAATTGCCCGAGGGCTACGAGATTCCGCACGGTATCGAGCAGCGCTTCGGTGGCGGCTTCGGCTCCGGCCGCGATCGCATGTTCACCGGAGAGATCGGTTTCGAGATCTCCTGGCTGTTGCCCGCCGCATTGCTCGCCTTCGTACTCGTCCTGATCGCCCGCGGCCGACTGCCACGCACCGATCTGGTGCGCGGTGCGGCACTGGTCTTCGGACTGTGGCTGGTTATCGACGGCATCGCCTTCTCCGGCATGAAGGGCGGCATGCACGCCTACTACACCCTGGCCGTCGCACCCGCGATCGCCGGTGTGCTCGCCCTGGGCGTGCACGAACTGTGGCGGCGCAGAGCGGACAGGTTCGGCCGAATCGGCGGTGCCGCACTGATTCTCGGCATGGGTGGCTGGGCCTTCGTGCTATTGCAGCGCAATTCCGGCTGGCAGCCGTGGCTGCGCTGGACGATCCTGGCGGTGACAATCGCCGCCGCGCTCGGCTTGATACTGGCGGCGCTGCCGCCTGCCGAGCGCGTCCGCGGCGGCGACCGCATCGCGGCGCTACTGCTGGTGGCGGGCACTCTCGCGGGCCTGGCCGGTTCGGTCGCCTACACCGCCGCCACCCTGCCGCAGTCCCATACCGGCGGCGGCCCGACCGTCGGTCCCCCGGCGCCGCCCAAGGACCTCGGCGCGCTCGGCGCTTTCCGCCGTCAGATGAGCATGATGATGGGAACCGGTGAGGTCGATCCGCAGCTGCTCGCCATGCTTAAGGCCACCGATACCGAATGGTCCGCGGCCATCGACCGCTCCGGACCGGCGGCCGGGCTCGAATTGGCCAGTCGCACCGCGGTTATGGCCATCGGCGGCTTCACCTCGGAGGATCCGGTGCCGACCCTGCCACGATTCCAGCAGTATGTGCACGACCACCGGATCACCTACTACATCGTCCCCGAGGTGAAGCTGCCCGATTCCTGGCGGACCGATAAAAAGCCCGCCGGTGCCAACGCGCCCGCACCGCAACCGAATTCGGAGCCCGGCAGCTGGCGACCGGCCGGGCACAAGGAGATCCTGGACTGGGTCATGGCGCACTACACCGAACAACACGTCGGCAATCTCGCGGTCTTCGACCTGACCGCGCCCGCGCACTGA
- a CDS encoding SRPBCC family protein — protein sequence MVDILHRVAIKAPAAEVYSALTSTEGLSGWWANNTAGKANDIGGVVKFSFVAGGFDMKVLELDPGSRVLWEVVEGPEEWVGTHVDWSLQQADDYTVILFKHLGWKEPVEFMYHCSTKWAIFLMSLKSLVETGTGAPDPHDVKIDNWN from the coding sequence ATGGTAGACATCCTGCACCGCGTGGCGATCAAAGCTCCTGCGGCCGAGGTCTATTCGGCGCTGACCAGCACCGAAGGGCTCTCGGGCTGGTGGGCGAACAACACCGCCGGCAAGGCCAATGACATCGGCGGCGTTGTGAAATTCAGTTTCGTCGCGGGCGGATTCGATATGAAGGTGCTCGAACTGGATCCGGGTAGCCGTGTCCTATGGGAGGTCGTCGAAGGCCCCGAGGAATGGGTCGGCACCCACGTGGACTGGTCGCTCCAGCAGGCCGACGACTACACCGTCATCCTCTTCAAGCATCTGGGCTGGAAGGAGCCCGTGGAGTTCATGTATCACTGCAGCACCAAGTGGGCCATATTCCTGATGAGCTTGAAGTCGCTGGTCGAAACCGGTACGGGCGCACCGGATCCGCACGATGTGAAGATCGACAACTGGAACTGA
- a CDS encoding ArsR/SmtB family transcription factor has product MTTVVDDDLWSAIGDPTRRRMLDLLLADGDGTATSLSERLPLTRQAIAKHLGVLDRVGLVHATPAGRERRYRVDEAQLARAVAQLAAVGSEWDARLRRIKRLAEVIQRTREQRAEQQ; this is encoded by the coding sequence ATGACCACCGTGGTCGACGACGATCTGTGGTCCGCCATCGGCGACCCGACCCGTCGTCGCATGCTCGACCTACTGCTTGCCGATGGCGATGGCACGGCCACCAGCCTCAGTGAGCGACTACCCCTCACCCGGCAGGCCATCGCCAAACATCTCGGCGTGCTCGATCGCGTCGGCCTGGTGCACGCCACCCCCGCCGGACGCGAGCGCAGGTATCGGGTGGATGAGGCCCAATTGGCCCGCGCCGTTGCGCAATTGGCGGCGGTGGGCTCCGAATGGGATGCCAGGCTGCGCCGTATCAAGCGCCTGGCCGAGGTAATCCAGCGCACCAGGGAACAGCGCGCCGAACAGCAGTGA
- a CDS encoding SRPBCC family protein, which translates to MASLEFGSIEREIHVDAPPEVVFEVVSSPEHISEWWTDDASFEVRPGAVGEFVWGDRVDVLAMRVVAVDPPRLFSFRWCYPDGKVDDSVNSMLVTFELTPAGGGTRIRMVETGFREMGWEVAKLEEQYQEHVTGWNTFIPRLGDYISRLVSTL; encoded by the coding sequence ATGGCGAGTCTCGAATTCGGCAGTATCGAACGGGAGATCCACGTGGACGCACCGCCCGAGGTGGTGTTCGAAGTGGTCAGCAGTCCCGAGCACATCTCCGAGTGGTGGACCGATGATGCCTCGTTCGAGGTGCGGCCCGGAGCGGTGGGCGAATTCGTCTGGGGTGACCGCGTGGATGTGCTCGCGATGCGGGTGGTGGCCGTGGATCCGCCCAGGTTGTTCTCGTTCCGTTGGTGCTATCCGGACGGCAAGGTCGACGATTCGGTCAATTCCATGCTCGTCACCTTCGAACTCACGCCTGCGGGCGGCGGCACCAGAATCCGCATGGTCGAGACCGGTTTCCGCGAAATGGGTTGGGAGGTGGCCAAGCTGGAGGAGCAGTACCAGGAGCACGTCACCGGGTGGAACACCTTCATCCCCCGTCTCGGCGACTACATCTCGAGGTTGGTGTCCACGCTATGA
- a CDS encoding class I SAM-dependent methyltransferase — translation MLNTVAPEDTALRVALWRALHVEVDPLPHVLEDVIGLELAAPADTWRQRPDMNPEVMARIRATIVARARLTDDLVREQAELGVDQYVLLGAGIDTFAQRRPEIASRMRIFEVDQTGPQEWKRRRLIELGYGVPEHLTLVPVDFETQSWWDRLVAYGFDPTRPAVVASLGVTMYLTAEANADTFRQAAELAPGSTFATTFTLPLKLVEEVEQPGRANTERMARAAGNAFISFYSPDEIVSLALDSGFAAAWHVSADELAEHYFSGRTDGLCPSSSEQILIATV, via the coding sequence ATGCTGAATACCGTCGCCCCCGAGGACACCGCACTGCGCGTCGCGCTCTGGCGGGCACTGCATGTCGAGGTCGATCCGCTGCCGCATGTGCTCGAGGATGTGATCGGTCTGGAGTTGGCCGCGCCCGCGGATACCTGGCGGCAGCGGCCGGATATGAATCCCGAGGTGATGGCGCGGATTCGGGCGACCATTGTGGCACGAGCGCGGCTCACCGACGATCTGGTGCGCGAGCAGGCCGAACTGGGGGTCGATCAATACGTGCTGCTCGGTGCGGGGATCGATACCTTCGCGCAGCGCCGACCCGAGATCGCTTCGCGGATGCGGATTTTCGAGGTCGATCAGACCGGGCCGCAGGAGTGGAAGCGGCGTCGTCTGATCGAACTCGGCTACGGGGTGCCCGAACATCTCACGCTGGTGCCGGTCGATTTCGAGACGCAGTCCTGGTGGGATCGGCTGGTGGCGTACGGATTCGATCCGACCCGGCCGGCGGTGGTGGCCTCGCTCGGAGTCACCATGTATCTCACCGCCGAGGCGAATGCCGATACCTTCCGGCAGGCCGCCGAGCTCGCGCCCGGCTCGACCTTCGCGACCACCTTCACACTGCCGTTGAAGCTGGTGGAAGAGGTGGAGCAACCGGGGCGCGCCAATACCGAGCGGATGGCCCGCGCCGCCGGAAATGCCTTCATCAGCTTCTACTCCCCCGATGAGATCGTCTCGCTCGCACTGGATTCCGGGTTCGCGGCCGCCTGGCATGTCTCGGCCGACGAGCTTGCCGAGCACTACTTCTCCGGCCGTACGGACGGATTGTGCCCCTCCAGTTCGGAGCAGATTCTCATCGCCACCGTTTAG
- the dinB gene encoding DNA polymerase IV, with the protein MFVSGAERSGGGRPERAAILHADLDSFYASVEQRDDPRLRGRPVLVGSGVVLAASYEAKAFGVRTPMNSRQALRLCPNAIVVPPRMSAYAAASKVVFEIFRDTTPEVEGISIDEAFLDVSGLWRIAGSPVDIARRLRERVRREAGLPISVGVARTKFLAKVASAVSKPDGLLEVPPDGELEFLHPLPVERLWGVGEVTARELRERGITRVGQLAQMGEGPLAGVLGPAAGRHLHALSWARDPRRVETGKRRRSIGAQRALGRRVRTDAEIEAYLLGLADRLGHRLRAARRVCRTVVLRLRFDDFGRATRSYTLPEATDSGAAILRAARALLAAALPLIHERGLTLVGLALTNLDDADSMQLSLPLEHRAESTLDSTLDALRDRFGAGTVTRAALLGRGEGLSVPILPD; encoded by the coding sequence ATGTTCGTGTCCGGTGCTGAGCGGAGTGGTGGAGGACGTCCCGAGCGGGCGGCGATTCTGCATGCCGACCTGGACTCTTTCTATGCCTCGGTGGAGCAGCGGGATGATCCTCGGCTGCGGGGGCGGCCGGTGCTGGTGGGGTCGGGGGTGGTGCTCGCGGCCAGTTATGAGGCGAAGGCGTTCGGGGTACGGACGCCGATGAATTCCAGGCAGGCGCTTCGACTGTGCCCGAATGCGATTGTGGTGCCGCCCCGGATGTCGGCTTATGCGGCGGCAAGCAAAGTCGTGTTCGAGATCTTTCGGGATACGACCCCGGAGGTGGAGGGGATCTCCATCGATGAGGCGTTTCTGGATGTGAGTGGGTTGTGGCGGATCGCCGGATCGCCGGTGGATATCGCGCGGAGGTTGCGGGAACGGGTGCGACGGGAGGCGGGGTTGCCGATTTCGGTGGGGGTGGCGCGGACCAAGTTCCTGGCGAAGGTGGCCAGTGCGGTGTCCAAACCCGATGGGCTGCTGGAGGTTCCGCCGGATGGGGAGTTGGAGTTTCTGCATCCGCTGCCGGTGGAGCGATTGTGGGGCGTGGGCGAGGTGACGGCGCGGGAGCTGCGCGAGCGCGGGATCACGCGGGTGGGGCAGTTGGCACAGATGGGTGAGGGTCCGCTCGCGGGGGTGCTCGGGCCCGCCGCCGGGCGGCATTTGCATGCCCTGTCGTGGGCTCGGGATCCGCGGCGCGTGGAGACCGGTAAACGGCGACGGTCCATCGGAGCACAGCGGGCGCTGGGGCGCAGGGTGCGCACCGATGCCGAGATCGAGGCCTATCTGCTGGGGTTGGCGGACCGGCTGGGGCATCGATTGCGCGCGGCGCGGCGGGTGTGTCGAACCGTGGTGTTGCGCTTGCGATTCGACGACTTCGGGCGCGCCACTCGCTCCTACACCCTGCCCGAGGCAACCGATAGCGGTGCGGCCATCCTGCGGGCCGCGCGCGCACTGCTGGCCGCGGCGCTGCCGCTGATTCACGAACGCGGTTTGACGCTGGTCGGGCTGGCGCTGACCAATCTCGACGACGCCGACTCCATGCAGTTGTCACTGCCGCTCGAGCATCGCGCCGAGTCCACCCTGGACTCGACCCTGGACGCCCTGCGGGATCGCTTCGGTGCGGGCACCGTGACCCGGGCCGCACTGCTCGGACGCGGCGAGGGATTGTCGGTACCGATCCTTCCGGACTGA